The Candidatus Nitrosotalea sinensis genomic interval AGCAAAAATTGCAAAAAACAGAAAAACAATAGTGATAGGATCTTCAGATTTTACACATTACGAACCAAATGACATAGCACATAAGAAAGACAAATCTTTGATAGATGCAATAGTAGAATTGAACGTGAATAAATTTTATAATATTTTGCAAAAAAAACAGATCAGTGCTTGTGGATATGGAGCGATTGCATCCACCATGATGGCTTGTAAAGAGCTTGGAGCAAACAGTGGGACATTAATCAGATATGCTACCAGTGGTGACATATCAGGAGATAAGAGCTCAGTGGTCGGATATGCATCGATAGTTTTTTCATGAAATCAGTAGCATCAGCACCCGGAAAGATTATTCTTTTTGGGGAACATTTTGTGGTATACGGAGTAAAGGCCATACTATGTTCTATAGATAAAAGAATAATTGCCACATCTCAGTGCATAGATGAAAAAATAATCAAAATAAAATCATCCTTAGGAGAATCAAGTATGAAACTTGATGCATTAGAGGGTTTAGACAGCATATCACCAAAATTCATGAAGCCTTTTTTTTACATCATACAGAAAACAATGAAAGAAAGAAATGAAAGCACAGGTATCGAAGTAGTTTTAGAGTCCCAAATACCGGCAGGAGTAGGCTTAGGATCGTCATCTGCCGCTTGCGTTGCAGTAGCAGCTTCGGTAAACGGTTTGTTTGGTAAATTAACAAGGGAAGAAGTATTAAAAATTGCCATCGAGGCAGAACGAACAATTTTTGAACAGAATTCAGGAGCAGATGCATCAATATCAGTATTTGGAGGATTAGCATCATATGATCGAAGTACTGGATTTCACAACATATTATCAAAAAATAATTTGAACTTTATAATATCAAATTCAGGTCAAACCCACAATACTGAAGAAGTTGTGCAACAAGTTAAAAATTTCAAAGAAAAAAATGAGAGTCTTTTTTTCAATCTATGTAAGCAAGAAGAAGAGATAATCAGAAATGCGACTGTAGCTCTAGAAAAAAACAATATCAACGAACTTGGTTTATTGATGTCAAAGAATCACGAGTTATTAAAGAAAATAGGAGTATCTACAGAGAAGATAGATTTGATGATCAACGAAGCAAAATTGACATCATACGGAGCAAAGATAACAGGAGCAGGGGGAGGCGGATGTACAATATCCCTGGTAGATGATCACAATAGAAAGAAAACACTAAACAATCTACAGAAAATTTCAGATTGCTTTATCACAAGAATAGATCACTCAGGATTAAGATACGAACAGTCTTGACATGACATGTCATTTTAGAGAGATACTTTTTAAAACAGTATACATCATTGATAAAAATCATGATCCTAATTAAGCTTGGAGGTTCAATAATCACAAACAAGGAAAAACCATTAACGCCCAATAGAAATGCAATAAGAAAAATTGCATCAAGTCTCAGAAATGTAAAAGAACCAATCATAATAGTACATGGCGGTGGTTCTTTTGGACATTATTGGTCAGTCAAGTATGATATGCATACAAAACCTCAGAAACATCAACCAAAAGGAGTTGCAGCAGTAAAGAATTCCATGGTAGATCTTAACAGAATTGTATTAGAATTATTTTTTGAATCAGGTTTGAATCCATATTGTTTACCCCCTAGTGATTTCATGATAGGGAATAAACCAAATACAGAAAAAGTAAAAGAGATTCCCAAGATAGCCAAGACCGGTTTAATACCAGTTTCATACGGAGATGCAATGTGGTTTGGAAAGAACAAATTTTACATTTTATCAGGAGATAAAATAATGGGGATTCTTTCAAAACTATTACGTCCACGTCTGGTAATTTTTGTTACTAATGTGGATGGAGTATATGCAGACATGAAAAGTAAGAGACTCCTAAATGAAATCACTAAGGAGATGCCAATAACTTCAGAGGTAAAAATGGACGTAACGGGAGGTATGTCTCG includes:
- the mvk gene encoding mevalonate kinase; the encoded protein is MKSVASAPGKIILFGEHFVVYGVKAILCSIDKRIIATSQCIDEKIIKIKSSLGESSMKLDALEGLDSISPKFMKPFFYIIQKTMKERNESTGIEVVLESQIPAGVGLGSSSAACVAVAASVNGLFGKLTREEVLKIAIEAERTIFEQNSGADASISVFGGLASYDRSTGFHNILSKNNLNFIISNSGQTHNTEEVVQQVKNFKEKNESLFFNLCKQEEEIIRNATVALEKNNINELGLLMSKNHELLKKIGVSTEKIDLMINEAKLTSYGAKITGAGGGGCTISLVDDHNRKKTLNNLQKISDCFITRIDHSGLRYEQS
- a CDS encoding isopentenyl phosphate kinase; its protein translation is MILIKLGGSIITNKEKPLTPNRNAIRKIASSLRNVKEPIIIVHGGGSFGHYWSVKYDMHTKPQKHQPKGVAAVKNSMVDLNRIVLELFFESGLNPYCLPPSDFMIGNKPNTEKVKEIPKIAKTGLIPVSYGDAMWFGKNKFYILSGDKIMGILSKLLRPRLVIFVTNVDGVYADMKSKRLLNEITKEMPITSEVKMDVTGGMSRKIKEAFTISKNGINVFFVNGNHPKRITNAINGKSFEGTIFRG